One region of Chlorobiota bacterium genomic DNA includes:
- a CDS encoding tetratricopeptide repeat protein encodes MVRWLPTALTLLLLLATFGSVQSVAQDLLPEVPSTPEQDSLIAIGVHWHDRKDYDEAIEFYKKALQKNPANTIALYELAYSQYEKGEKEEALQTAMEGTRYRSQMLPQLYMVIANIHDDQGEPEKAVEIYQEALAASPDFFLLHYNLGLTFARMSRGKEAEASFQQALRLYPFHPSSHMALAQLWMARGLHAPALMAYTHFLILEGGTERAQQAAAVVEEIITGRINQKNNEKNKIYLSGSSDTSEGNFQLQEGALALMGHLNKLLDSALVDSVGAYRTDLDKYIKNIRAAVDLVAEAAEKNPVATSFTQQFYLPWYSEIVRLNHVQAFCHLVAANSMIPGAESWLTEHQKEVKAFANWMKEYRPVKPIK; translated from the coding sequence ATGGTTCGCTGGCTGCCCACCGCGCTGACATTGCTGCTGCTGCTTGCCACTTTTGGCAGTGTTCAAAGCGTTGCTCAAGACCTTCTGCCCGAAGTTCCCTCAACACCGGAACAGGATAGCTTAATCGCCATCGGAGTCCATTGGCACGACCGCAAGGATTATGACGAAGCGATTGAGTTCTACAAAAAAGCATTGCAGAAAAACCCTGCCAACACCATAGCCTTGTATGAGCTTGCCTACTCGCAATATGAAAAAGGGGAGAAGGAGGAAGCCTTGCAAACAGCAATGGAAGGAACGCGCTACCGCTCGCAGATGCTGCCACAGCTCTACATGGTAATCGCCAATATCCACGACGACCAGGGGGAGCCGGAGAAAGCGGTGGAGATATATCAGGAAGCCCTTGCCGCCAGCCCAGATTTCTTCCTGCTTCACTACAACCTGGGGCTGACGTTTGCCCGAATGAGCAGGGGGAAAGAAGCCGAAGCCAGTTTCCAGCAAGCATTGCGGCTCTATCCATTTCACCCCTCCAGCCACATGGCGCTGGCCCAGCTATGGATGGCACGCGGCTTGCACGCCCCCGCCCTTATGGCGTACACACACTTCCTGATTCTTGAAGGGGGAACCGAGCGGGCGCAACAAGCGGCGGCGGTGGTTGAAGAAATCATCACAGGCAGAATTAACCAGAAGAATAACGAGAAGAATAAGATCTATCTGAGCGGTTCTTCCGATACCAGCGAAGGAAATTTCCAACTGCAAGAGGGGGCGTTGGCGTTGATGGGGCATCTTAACAAGCTGCTGGACTCAGCGTTGGTGGACAGCGTGGGCGCATACCGTACCGATCTGGACAAGTACATAAAAAACATCCGGGCGGCAGTGGATTTGGTTGCGGAGGCAGCGGAGAAGAACCCTGTGGCAACCAGTTTTACCCAGCAGTTCTACTTGCCCTGGTATTCGGAAATCGTTCGGTTGAATCATGTTCAGGCCTTCTGCCATTTGGTGGCGGCGAACTCCATGATCCCCGGCGCAGAGTCCTGGCTAACCGAGCACCAGAAAGAAGTGAAAGCGTTCGCCAATTGGATGAAAGAATACAGACCCGTCAAACCCATCAAGTAA
- a CDS encoding homoserine O-acetyltransferase has protein sequence MSAVPHHVSAIATLPAPFVLESGAVLPELHLAYESYGKLSPNRDNVILVCHALTGSAAAGVGPNGRAGWWAGLIGPGNALDTRRHHIICSNIIGSCYGSTGPGSINPETGVPYGHSFPALTIRDMVRAQRLLLNHLEIPRLHCAIGGSMGGMQVLEWALLFPDDVDLLIPIATAAQHSAWALAFNAIAREAIALGHAAGDVSAGLRLARKVAMMTYRSSQEFAERFGRTRSTPNSTPQPDEAFAVELWLEHHGRQLAGRFTPESFNAITRAMDRHDVAHGRGTLPQVLGSIAQPTLCVGIGSDVLYPPQEQQQIARLIPNARYAQIHSPCGHDAFLIEFDQMQTIVGDFLEAAHRPLQKSRQSQPQSHRSSTAVNRTNNTLPA, from the coding sequence ATGTCGGCTGTTCCGCATCACGTTTCTGCAATCGCAACGCTTCCGGCTCCGTTCGTTCTGGAGTCTGGGGCGGTGCTTCCCGAACTCCACCTTGCCTACGAATCGTACGGCAAACTTTCCCCCAATCGCGACAACGTCATTCTGGTTTGCCACGCCCTTACCGGAAGCGCCGCCGCTGGTGTTGGTCCAAATGGCCGCGCCGGTTGGTGGGCAGGGCTGATTGGCCCCGGCAACGCGCTGGACACCCGCCGCCACCACATCATCTGCTCCAATATCATCGGAAGCTGCTACGGCAGCACCGGGCCGGGAAGCATCAATCCCGAAACGGGGGTTCCGTACGGCCACAGTTTCCCGGCACTCACCATCCGCGATATGGTGCGGGCGCAACGGCTGCTGCTGAACCATTTGGAAATCCCACGGCTCCATTGCGCCATCGGCGGATCCATGGGGGGGATGCAGGTGCTGGAGTGGGCATTGCTTTTCCCCGACGACGTGGACCTGCTGATCCCAATCGCCACCGCTGCGCAGCATTCGGCGTGGGCGCTGGCGTTCAATGCCATTGCCCGCGAAGCAATCGCGCTTGGCCATGCCGCCGGCGATGTTTCCGCAGGGCTTCGCCTTGCCCGCAAAGTTGCCATGATGACCTACCGAAGCAGCCAAGAATTTGCCGAACGATTTGGCCGAACCCGCAGCACCCCCAACAGCACGCCCCAACCCGACGAGGCCTTTGCGGTGGAGCTGTGGCTGGAGCATCATGGCCGGCAATTGGCCGGGCGGTTCACGCCGGAATCGTTCAACGCAATCACCCGCGCCATGGACCGGCACGACGTTGCGCACGGGCGGGGCACGCTTCCGCAGGTGCTTGGCTCCATTGCCCAACCCACGCTGTGCGTCGGCATCGGCAGCGACGTACTCTATCCCCCGCAGGAGCAGCAGCAGATTGCGCGGCTGATTCCCAACGCCAGATATGCCCAGATCCATTCCCCCTGCGGCCACGATGCGTTCCTGATTGAGTTCGACCAGATGCAAACCATCGTGGGGGATTTTTTGGAAGCGGCACACCGCCCGCTCCAGAAGTCGCGCCAATCGCAGCCGCAATCGCACCGCAGTAGCACTGCCGTCAACCGTACCAACAACACTCTACCAGCATAA
- a CDS encoding zinc ribbon domain-containing protein: MATLFMLSTFKTLPEEHGAGKMRFLGVPLCHRCGTAGYRDEQFCPQCGEEFDRTQLQHRAEQRCPACNAAVRHPVAFFCTACGNELPPEASNHHPHAANGRR; encoded by the coding sequence TTGGCGACGCTCTTCATGCTGTCAACCTTCAAAACTTTGCCCGAGGAACATGGCGCGGGGAAGATGCGGTTCCTTGGCGTTCCATTGTGCCACCGTTGCGGGACCGCTGGGTACCGCGACGAACAATTCTGCCCCCAATGCGGCGAAGAATTTGACCGCACCCAGCTTCAGCACCGTGCCGAGCAGCGATGCCCGGCTTGCAACGCTGCGGTTCGCCACCCGGTTGCTTTTTTCTGCACGGCCTGCGGCAACGAACTGCCGCCGGAGGCCAGCAACCACCATCCCCACGCCGCCAACGGAAGACGCTAA
- a CDS encoding homoserine dehydrogenase, whose product MKTLNIALFGCGTVGSGLYPLLSEVAQTITWRTGATFRVAKVCVRDLQKERSVQIPPQLLTTNGTALLDDPSINVVVEVIGGEAEALGIITRALVNGKQVVTANKLVVSKHLPLLRRLEELHGGRLLYGASVCGSIPILKLIDETLPFDQVNKLRGIVNGSTNFILSRLADGVSRDEALAIAKREGFLEADPTADISGADAAQKLSILIYHAFGVHLSPDAIPTTGIECITERDLEHARAAGSTIKLVAEAARENGRIKASVAPRLVPLTDPLAEVRDEVNIVEVTCHGVGVQRFTGRGAGAIPTANAVVTDLLDIVKERRYRLPEPCPPAHVPVHSILQRVAA is encoded by the coding sequence ATGAAAACTTTGAACATTGCCCTGTTTGGATGTGGGACCGTGGGAAGCGGACTCTACCCTTTGCTTAGCGAAGTTGCGCAAACCATCACATGGCGCACCGGAGCCACCTTCCGGGTGGCAAAAGTGTGCGTGCGTGACCTTCAGAAAGAACGCTCGGTGCAGATCCCGCCCCAGCTGCTTACCACCAACGGAACGGCGTTGCTGGACGATCCTTCCATCAACGTTGTGGTGGAGGTGATTGGGGGCGAGGCGGAGGCGTTGGGGATCATCACCCGCGCACTGGTCAACGGCAAGCAGGTGGTGACGGCCAACAAATTGGTGGTCTCCAAACATCTGCCGCTGCTTCGGCGGTTGGAGGAACTGCATGGCGGGCGATTGCTGTACGGCGCGTCGGTCTGCGGCTCGATCCCCATTCTGAAATTGATTGATGAAACGCTTCCGTTCGACCAAGTGAACAAGCTGCGCGGAATCGTCAACGGCTCCACCAACTTTATCCTTTCCCGCTTGGCCGATGGAGTTAGCCGCGATGAGGCGTTGGCGATTGCCAAGCGCGAAGGATTCCTGGAGGCCGACCCAACGGCGGACATCTCCGGCGCGGATGCTGCGCAGAAGCTCTCCATCTTGATCTACCACGCATTCGGCGTTCACCTTTCCCCCGATGCGATCCCCACAACCGGGATTGAGTGCATCACCGAGCGGGATTTGGAGCACGCACGCGCCGCCGGAAGCACGATAAAACTGGTGGCCGAAGCCGCACGCGAGAACGGGAGGATAAAAGCATCGGTTGCCCCGCGGCTTGTTCCGCTTACCGATCCGCTGGCGGAGGTTCGCGATGAGGTGAACATTGTGGAGGTGACGTGCCATGGGGTTGGGGTCCAGCGGTTCACGGGGCGGGGCGCGGGCGCAATCCCCACCGCCAACGCAGTGGTGACGGACCTGCTGGACATCGTGAAGGAACGGCGGTATCGCTTGCCGGAACCATGCCCGCCAGCGCACGTTCCGGTTCACTCCATTCTGCAGCGCGTTGCGGCCTAA
- a CDS encoding DUF481 domain-containing protein encodes MIHTSQIFHGWRRAAQVVAAGWLVLGTTQAQVNTESMRREWGGEGVHGQAGFNLALQQGNSQYLRLGLGARVDYLADPIYTFAVANWQRRTDAGTLKQHDGFLHARVVYTLIPTVKAEGFAQKEFNDFIRLKDRGLLGAGVRFTLAEANTDTFLLTVHLGTGAMYEREVLDLDPADHQSSMVRSTNYLSFAWRVRKNFSVTTTTYYQPAFGDPSDFRVLSNLGGTFSISDLLSFNVALNYRYDHQPPPAVRPYDLAISNGVTVGF; translated from the coding sequence ATGATCCATACTTCACAGATATTTCACGGTTGGCGCAGGGCGGCGCAAGTGGTGGCCGCTGGTTGGTTGGTGCTGGGAACCACGCAGGCCCAGGTGAATACGGAGTCTATGCGGCGGGAATGGGGTGGGGAAGGGGTGCATGGGCAAGCGGGGTTCAACCTTGCGTTGCAGCAAGGGAACTCCCAATATCTGCGGCTTGGCTTGGGGGCACGGGTTGATTATCTGGCCGATCCAATCTACACCTTTGCCGTGGCAAACTGGCAACGCCGCACCGATGCCGGAACCCTAAAACAGCACGATGGATTCCTCCATGCCCGCGTTGTGTACACCCTGATCCCAACGGTGAAAGCCGAAGGGTTCGCCCAGAAGGAGTTCAACGATTTTATCCGGCTGAAGGACCGGGGTCTGCTTGGGGCGGGCGTTCGATTCACCCTTGCCGAAGCCAACACCGACACGTTCTTGCTAACGGTTCATCTGGGAACCGGAGCAATGTACGAGCGTGAGGTCCTGGACCTTGATCCCGCCGACCACCAGTCAAGCATGGTCCGCTCCACTAACTATCTATCGTTTGCGTGGCGGGTGCGGAAAAATTTCTCCGTTACCACCACCACGTACTACCAACCAGCGTTCGGCGACCCCAGCGATTTCCGCGTGCTGAGCAACCTGGGGGGGACCTTCTCCATCAGCGACCTTCTTAGCTTCAACGTCGCGCTGAACTACCGCTACGACCATCAACCTCCACCGGCGGTGCGCCCGTACGACCTCGCCATCAGCAATGGGGTGACAGTGGGGTTTTAG
- a CDS encoding ATP-binding protein produces MGFWEASGDQQTLRAALVVGEAGVGKSRLFDELLLANEEAGGVVVRAKFHPGGATSVVALVARSLWLSPELRALLKKEPDATTMAVVAALQRLSRLRRMLLVLEDVHLLAGDTVREFAMLINAVADEPFALLLSARPLELPVRGIIEPYLTLEMELHGLSQCETEQMWQALFNRADEPELVAQLRQKTFGNPLALRSALRTAVRMDQGVMADEVRLRFDRSGFIGTLERNVRLLSEGMTAHLTAEEHHAAGQLAMLGEVFARETAALLLDDADRLIEQLLFKGVLATSHTISKHLSRDFSRKPLLAFTHTLLHHHLAGNAQLPIQRLMEICARQTPLYSILPFELLADCGPHVSVGSNLALEAFRGSLSWVYLELDYTADWRLAPSVGKAMGVLLEHSQIRWEPTDHAQAWLLYLNCLIRSLRRDNDAPEWEEYILKYWQIAMSLEAPELLHWRLLAVNFRLALEGNRGYPPEEQIAQQVATALIDAHPELVRHESYMRYAYLVGMVHQGSGNRAGLRQLKQTIDGALANPATTDAYRNGVCRNILPLFILMFENAGELEESFVMLRQVEAVGAGLNLSTPMIGIRLWYSIGAVSTLLPMCEEFIQHAKDRQVLEYAWESAMVRQCALWLTGADPAAGLQELIAFHDQLSATQRRLINTSVAAGVAWLVGAGDVAAAVAEQFTFRYHHPQLGVMLLLQNPATFPQLLLDERFQHSRLRPLVAAHTEGAAAAAVQAATELLAKPIVRIEQVLDLCAALTLITDNECGLLQEYAQLAGVAASALSGGLDWLADRKMFPAILHILERFGHFLSQRDSDSRRSGAQGFATEHRARQPKQATAAAPTAEEKIAITLLGRVEYTIPGQPQQSVRGGRMKAIVGLLAADRIARRPLAKQEFYRLAAGEEGKDFELARKTVNMAIASLRKMLGDDAFLRDEDAIRLNFQRVRVDLVDIHETMNAVQRLLRERAFGRAREGMVQAATLFAGEVPFPGLYHEYFEALREELETRMRALMIEVGEALLREGDAAGAEQVLSIGFDWLPNDEELAALLCQALLQSGRRAESERIRLRSQIEAE; encoded by the coding sequence ATGGGGTTCTGGGAAGCCTCCGGCGATCAACAGACGCTGCGCGCTGCGTTGGTTGTTGGGGAAGCAGGGGTTGGGAAGTCGCGGCTGTTCGATGAGTTGTTGTTGGCAAATGAGGAGGCTGGCGGGGTTGTGGTGCGGGCAAAATTTCACCCCGGGGGGGCAACTTCTGTGGTGGCGTTGGTTGCGCGGTCGCTCTGGTTGTCGCCGGAGCTTCGGGCGTTGTTGAAAAAAGAACCGGACGCAACCACAATGGCGGTGGTGGCCGCGCTGCAACGCTTGTCGCGGTTGCGGCGGATGTTGCTGGTTCTGGAGGATGTCCACCTGCTGGCGGGCGACACCGTGCGTGAGTTTGCCATGCTTATCAACGCCGTGGCCGATGAACCCTTCGCCCTGCTCCTTTCGGCGCGCCCGCTGGAGCTTCCGGTGCGCGGGATTATCGAGCCATACCTTACTCTGGAAATGGAGCTTCACGGCCTAAGCCAATGTGAAACCGAGCAGATGTGGCAAGCCCTGTTCAACCGTGCCGACGAGCCGGAGCTTGTGGCGCAGCTTCGCCAAAAAACGTTCGGGAATCCGCTGGCGCTCCGGTCCGCGCTTCGCACTGCCGTCAGGATGGACCAAGGGGTAATGGCCGACGAGGTTCGGTTGCGGTTCGACCGCTCGGGCTTTATCGGAACGCTGGAGCGGAACGTGAGGTTGTTGTCCGAAGGAATGACCGCGCATCTTACCGCGGAAGAACATCACGCCGCCGGGCAGTTAGCAATGTTGGGAGAGGTGTTCGCGCGCGAAACCGCCGCCCTGCTTCTGGACGATGCTGACCGCTTGATTGAACAACTACTATTCAAAGGCGTGCTGGCAACCTCCCACACAATCTCAAAACACCTTTCCCGAGACTTCAGCCGCAAGCCGTTGCTGGCGTTCACGCACACCTTGCTTCACCATCATCTGGCCGGCAACGCCCAGCTCCCCATCCAGCGGTTGATGGAAATCTGCGCACGGCAAACCCCGCTCTATTCCATCCTCCCTTTTGAACTCCTTGCCGATTGCGGGCCGCACGTGAGCGTTGGCAGCAATCTGGCGTTGGAAGCATTCCGGGGATCGCTCTCCTGGGTCTATCTAGAGCTTGATTACACTGCCGACTGGCGGCTTGCGCCTTCGGTTGGGAAGGCAATGGGGGTGTTGCTGGAGCACAGCCAGATCCGCTGGGAACCCACCGACCATGCCCAGGCATGGCTGCTCTACCTGAACTGCCTGATCCGCTCGCTCCGCCGCGACAACGATGCGCCGGAGTGGGAAGAATACATCCTAAAGTACTGGCAGATTGCCATGAGCTTGGAGGCTCCCGAGCTGCTTCATTGGCGGTTGCTGGCGGTGAATTTTCGGTTGGCGTTGGAGGGGAATCGGGGCTATCCGCCGGAAGAACAGATTGCCCAGCAAGTGGCCACCGCTTTGATAGATGCCCACCCCGAACTTGTGCGCCACGAGAGCTATATGCGGTATGCCTATTTGGTTGGAATGGTTCACCAGGGGAGCGGCAACCGCGCCGGGCTGCGGCAGTTGAAGCAGACGATTGACGGCGCGTTGGCCAATCCCGCAACCACCGATGCCTACCGCAACGGCGTGTGCCGCAACATTCTTCCGCTGTTCATCCTGATGTTTGAAAACGCGGGCGAGCTGGAAGAATCCTTTGTGATGCTGCGCCAGGTGGAGGCAGTTGGGGCTGGGCTGAATCTTTCCACGCCGATGATCGGCATCCGGCTGTGGTACTCGATTGGCGCGGTAAGCACATTGCTGCCGATGTGCGAGGAGTTCATCCAGCACGCGAAGGATCGCCAGGTGTTGGAATATGCCTGGGAGTCGGCCATGGTTCGCCAGTGCGCGCTGTGGCTTACCGGAGCGGACCCCGCCGCTGGCTTGCAGGAATTGATTGCCTTCCACGACCAGCTTTCGGCAACGCAGCGGCGGCTGATTAACACCAGCGTTGCCGCCGGCGTGGCGTGGCTTGTGGGCGCGGGCGATGTTGCCGCAGCGGTTGCGGAGCAGTTCACTTTCCGGTATCACCATCCGCAATTGGGGGTGATGCTGTTGCTGCAAAACCCCGCCACCTTCCCGCAGCTGCTTCTGGACGAGCGGTTCCAGCACTCCCGGCTCCGCCCGCTGGTTGCTGCCCACACCGAAGGGGCCGCCGCCGCAGCGGTGCAAGCGGCAACGGAGCTTCTTGCCAAACCGATTGTGCGTATCGAGCAGGTTCTGGACCTTTGCGCAGCACTTACCCTGATTACCGATAATGAGTGTGGGTTGCTTCAGGAGTACGCCCAGCTGGCGGGGGTGGCGGCTTCCGCACTTTCGGGTGGGCTGGATTGGCTGGCGGACCGGAAGATGTTCCCGGCAATCCTTCATATCCTTGAACGCTTTGGCCACTTCCTAAGCCAGCGCGATTCCGATTCGCGGCGCAGCGGTGCCCAGGGTTTTGCCACCGAGCATCGCGCCCGGCAACCGAAGCAAGCCACGGCTGCCGCGCCAACGGCTGAAGAAAAAATTGCGATCACCCTGCTTGGGCGCGTGGAGTACACCATCCCCGGCCAGCCGCAGCAATCGGTGCGTGGCGGGCGGATGAAGGCGATTGTTGGGCTGCTTGCTGCGGACCGCATAGCCCGCCGCCCGCTGGCGAAGCAAGAGTTTTACCGGCTGGCCGCTGGGGAGGAAGGGAAAGATTTTGAGTTGGCCCGCAAAACCGTCAACATGGCCATTGCCAGCTTGCGGAAGATGCTTGGCGACGATGCGTTCCTGCGGGATGAGGATGCCATCCGGCTGAACTTCCAGCGGGTGCGGGTGGACCTGGTGGATATCCATGAAACGATGAACGCCGTCCAACGGCTTCTGCGGGAACGTGCGTTTGGCAGGGCACGCGAGGGGATGGTTCAAGCCGCAACGCTGTTTGCCGGCGAGGTCCCCTTCCCCGGGTTGTACCACGAATACTTCGAGGCATTGCGGGAAGAGTTGGAGACAAGAATGCGGGCGTTGATGATTGAGGTTGGGGAAGCATTGCTGCGCGAAGGGGACGCAGCCGGTGCCGAACAGGTTCTATCCATCGGGTTCGACTGGCTGCCGAACGATGAGGAGCTTGCGGCGTTGCTCTGCCAGGCCTTGCTCCAATCTGGCCGCCGTGCCGAATCGGAGCGGATACGGCTTCGCAGCCAAATAGAAGCCGAATAG
- a CDS encoding GNAT family N-acetyltransferase, which produces MPTFPRYQIRRATATDASGCAAVNRESWHTTYRGLIDDAALQSMDPAVLQERWRNRLSPANSALFCFVATLQPDGDPAGDSAAAPLIVGYVMGGLSRHSDLPFSGELLAIYLLAEHQGKGLGRKLFLQCVQEFRQRAIDSFVLFVLKENHSARAFYSSFNPDFEDQGQVTIDGFTYQDIGYGWNDLRQFPTH; this is translated from the coding sequence ATGCCAACATTTCCCCGTTACCAAATCCGCCGCGCCACCGCCACCGACGCTTCCGGTTGCGCCGCTGTGAACCGCGAAAGCTGGCACACCACCTACCGCGGGTTGATTGACGATGCCGCGCTGCAAAGCATGGACCCCGCCGTGCTGCAGGAGCGTTGGCGCAACCGGCTTTCCCCGGCAAACAGCGCGCTCTTCTGCTTTGTTGCCACGCTTCAGCCGGACGGCGATCCAGCGGGCGATTCCGCAGCCGCGCCCCTTATCGTTGGCTACGTCATGGGGGGATTAAGCCGCCACAGCGACCTCCCGTTTTCCGGCGAGCTGCTGGCCATTTACTTGCTTGCCGAGCATCAGGGGAAAGGGCTTGGCCGCAAGCTGTTCCTGCAGTGCGTTCAGGAATTCCGGCAGCGGGCGATTGATTCCTTCGTCCTGTTTGTGCTGAAAGAGAATCACTCGGCGCGGGCCTTCTACTCATCCTTCAATCCCGATTTTGAGGACCAGGGCCAGGTGACGATTGACGGCTTCACCTATCAGGACATCGGCTATGGCTGGAATGACCTTCGCCAATTTCCAACGCACTAA
- a CDS encoding DNA alkylation repair protein has translation MTAEEVFQQLESLGSEQTRKTYRRHGVLGEMYGVSYANLGALAKKLKRNHPLALALWQSGNHDARMLATMIADPAQLDGKILDTWVADLDSAPLTDAFAKIADDAPDGTKKSAKWRKSKEEWVSSAGWFITAQQAGNPAVADDSLAALLPIIEATIHKAKNRTRYAMNTALISIGLRPGLRQQAIATARAIGKVEVDHGQTSCKTPDAESYILKTVEHREKSRPQQ, from the coding sequence ATGACAGCAGAAGAAGTCTTTCAACAATTGGAGTCGCTCGGCAGCGAGCAAACACGAAAAACCTACCGGAGGCATGGTGTTTTGGGGGAGATGTACGGGGTGAGTTATGCCAATCTTGGAGCCTTAGCAAAGAAGCTGAAAAGGAACCACCCATTGGCGTTAGCGTTGTGGCAAAGCGGCAACCACGATGCACGGATGCTTGCCACCATGATTGCCGATCCCGCACAGCTTGACGGCAAAATTCTGGATACGTGGGTTGCCGATTTAGACTCCGCCCCACTCACCGATGCCTTTGCAAAAATTGCAGACGATGCGCCAGACGGAACAAAGAAATCTGCGAAATGGAGGAAGTCGAAGGAGGAGTGGGTAAGCAGTGCTGGATGGTTCATCACCGCACAGCAAGCCGGGAACCCAGCCGTGGCCGACGACTCCCTTGCCGCACTGCTCCCCATCATCGAAGCCACCATCCACAAGGCGAAGAACCGAACCCGCTACGCCATGAACACAGCATTGATCTCCATTGGCCTGCGCCCGGGCCTGCGCCAACAAGCGATTGCCACCGCACGGGCAATTGGCAAAGTTGAGGTTGACCACGGCCAAACCAGCTGCAAAACTCCCGATGCGGAATCGTACATCTTGAAGACGGTGGAGCATCGGGAGAAGAGCCGCCCCCAGCAGTGA
- the wecB gene encoding UDP-N-acetylglucosamine 2-epimerase (non-hydrolyzing), which translates to MNLLFVLGTRPEAVKVAPVIAAFRAQGAWANVQTLLTDQHRDMVEPILRLFDIAPDIRLNLMRKGQRPLPLAARVMAEMDRVLSAMRPDLVVVQGDTTSAMGAAMAAFHHKIPVAHIEAGLRTDDRYSPFPEEMNRRIITQLATLHFAATNANRDRLLAENVPAQSIAVTGNPVIDTLQRITSTRPPAAGTAPSRRTILLTTHRRENFGVPQANILKSVGLIVERFADVEVVVPVHPNPEVRRAVRQHLPSHPRIHQIAPLNYPEFIQLMARAFLVMTDSGGVQEEAPALGKPVIVLRTETEREEVVESGNGMMVPLESEAIASAVAGLLTDAKLYRRMSRKAFPFGKGNAAAKIVREVKKWAKGLRG; encoded by the coding sequence ATGAATCTTCTTTTTGTTCTTGGCACCCGGCCCGAGGCCGTGAAGGTGGCCCCGGTAATTGCTGCGTTCCGCGCCCAGGGGGCGTGGGCGAACGTCCAGACGTTGCTGACCGACCAGCATCGCGACATGGTGGAGCCAATCCTGCGCCTGTTCGATATCGCCCCCGATATCCGGCTGAACCTGATGCGAAAAGGGCAACGCCCGTTGCCGTTGGCCGCCCGGGTGATGGCGGAGATGGACCGCGTGCTATCGGCCATGCGCCCCGATTTGGTGGTGGTCCAGGGGGATACAACCTCGGCAATGGGGGCGGCGATGGCGGCGTTCCACCACAAAATCCCGGTTGCCCACATCGAGGCGGGTTTACGAACGGACGACCGGTACAGCCCTTTCCCTGAGGAGATGAACCGCCGGATTATCACCCAGCTTGCAACGCTCCATTTTGCGGCCACCAACGCCAACCGCGACCGCCTGCTGGCGGAGAACGTTCCGGCGCAGAGCATTGCGGTGACGGGGAACCCGGTGATTGACACGCTGCAGCGAATCACCAGCACCCGCCCGCCGGCTGCGGGCACCGCTCCAAGCCGCCGCACGATTCTGCTGACCACACACCGCCGCGAAAATTTTGGCGTGCCGCAAGCCAACATCTTGAAGTCCGTTGGGCTGATTGTGGAGCGGTTCGCCGATGTTGAAGTGGTGGTTCCGGTGCACCCAAATCCTGAGGTTCGCCGTGCCGTGCGGCAGCATCTTCCCAGCCACCCCCGTATCCACCAGATTGCCCCGTTGAACTATCCTGAGTTTATCCAACTGATGGCGCGTGCCTTCCTTGTGATGACCGATAGCGGCGGCGTGCAGGAGGAAGCGCCAGCGTTGGGGAAACCGGTGATCGTCCTGCGAACCGAGACCGAGCGTGAGGAGGTTGTGGAGTCGGGAAATGGGATGATGGTCCCGTTGGAATCGGAAGCAATCGCCAGCGCGGTGGCGGGGCTTCTGACCGATGCCAAACTCTACCGGCGGATGTCGCGCAAGGCCTTCCCCTTCGGCAAAGGGAACGCCGCCGCGAAGATTGTGCGGGAAGTGAAGAAGTGGGCAAAAGGGCTTCGGGGATAA